Proteins co-encoded in one Abyssibacter profundi genomic window:
- a CDS encoding PTS sugar transporter subunit IIA, producing MELADLLAPAQVRSLGSIASKKRALEELSKLLVEVAPDLSATDVLTSLVNREKLGSTALEGGVAIPHGRMRGLDKPAAAFVRLESAIDYDAHDGAQVDLIFGLLVPQDATQTHLDILKAIAERLSDDGFVQALREATSDEALHIQLVSELPTQA from the coding sequence ATGGAACTTGCCGATCTCCTCGCGCCTGCCCAGGTCCGTTCACTCGGATCGATTGCCAGCAAGAAACGCGCCCTGGAAGAGCTGTCCAAACTACTGGTCGAGGTTGCACCCGACCTGAGCGCCACCGATGTCCTGACCAGCTTGGTCAACCGGGAAAAACTGGGCAGCACAGCCCTGGAAGGCGGCGTCGCCATTCCACATGGCCGGATGCGCGGGCTGGACAAGCCGGCCGCTGCCTTCGTCCGTTTGGAGTCGGCCATCGACTATGACGCCCATGATGGCGCCCAGGTTGACCTGATCTTCGGCCTGCTGGTCCCCCAGGATGCCACGCAGACCCATCTGGACATTCTCAAGGCCATTGCCGAGCGCCTGTCCGATGACGGCTTCGTCCAGGCCTTGCGGGAAGCCACCTCCGACGAGGCCCTGCACATCCAGCTCGTCTCCGAGCTGCCGACCCAAGCCTGA